From a single Lewinella sp. LCG006 genomic region:
- a CDS encoding glycoside hydrolase family 3 protein: MNQFPFLLVLAVLLASCQEHAPKELPELVNKKSTVLHNANGQPFRDLNANGQLDIYEDGTQPVEARIDDLLGQMTVEEKAGMMFISGAGVSTDADPGSKEGVDGPAARMPTIAENMADRKMSYFNIWDIPENPEIMAKWYNNVQLFAEKTRLGIPVTIASDPRHHFSKNIFAMSAKGFSQFCETLGFAALGDEALMKTFADIVRQEYLAVGIREALHPQIDLATEPRWSRISGTFGEDAQMSAKLVTAYLEGMQGLTLDENGIACMTKHFPGGGPQKEGLDPHFSFQKGQIYPGDNFDYHLIPFEAAFAANTAAIMPYYGVPTDQTEENVAMAYNKYIITTLLREKYQYDGIVCTDWGLITDVPMGPDIVWKARAWGVEDLSEVDRVLRVIEAGCDQFGGENRVELVVQLVKEGRLSEDRIDVSVKRLLRQKFQLGLFDNPFVDETKVAEVVGLPQHQALGEKTQQQAMTLLKNDEQTLPMAQGTLKVYLENMDSAVVAHYAQVVATPQEADFAIIRVNTPWYPAETKIPFALGFHHGDLDFKGEEKARIMDLLRTVPTIVNIYLDRPAVIPDIAGAAKALIADYGASDKSVCEVLFGNTAPMGKLPFELPSSMEAVANQKTDVPYDSENPLFAYGFGLGY, from the coding sequence ATGAACCAGTTCCCTTTTCTACTAGTTTTAGCAGTGCTGCTCGCTAGCTGTCAGGAGCATGCCCCAAAGGAGCTTCCGGAATTAGTAAACAAAAAATCCACGGTGCTCCACAACGCGAATGGTCAGCCATTCCGGGATCTGAATGCCAATGGGCAATTGGATATTTATGAAGATGGTACGCAGCCTGTAGAAGCAAGAATCGATGACTTGCTGGGCCAGATGACGGTAGAGGAGAAAGCGGGGATGATGTTCATCAGTGGCGCAGGAGTCAGTACAGATGCTGATCCTGGCAGCAAGGAAGGCGTAGACGGCCCTGCCGCTAGGATGCCTACGATTGCCGAAAACATGGCGGACCGTAAAATGAGCTACTTCAACATTTGGGATATCCCGGAAAATCCGGAAATCATGGCCAAGTGGTACAATAATGTGCAGCTATTTGCAGAAAAAACCAGGCTAGGTATTCCTGTTACGATAGCTTCTGACCCACGCCACCATTTTAGCAAGAACATCTTCGCGATGAGTGCTAAAGGCTTTTCTCAGTTTTGCGAAACGCTGGGGTTTGCGGCACTCGGTGACGAAGCGCTGATGAAGACATTTGCAGATATCGTTCGTCAGGAATACCTGGCCGTAGGTATTCGGGAAGCGCTTCATCCGCAGATTGACCTGGCCACCGAACCCCGTTGGTCGCGCATCAGCGGAACCTTTGGGGAAGATGCGCAGATGTCGGCCAAACTCGTCACTGCCTACCTGGAAGGGATGCAAGGCCTTACCCTTGACGAAAATGGCATCGCCTGCATGACGAAGCACTTTCCTGGTGGCGGCCCACAAAAAGAAGGCCTTGATCCTCACTTTTCTTTTCAGAAGGGACAAATTTATCCTGGTGATAATTTTGACTACCATCTGATTCCATTTGAAGCAGCCTTCGCCGCGAATACGGCTGCTATTATGCCTTATTACGGTGTGCCTACCGATCAAACGGAAGAAAATGTGGCCATGGCGTATAACAAATACATCATCACTACCTTGCTCCGGGAGAAGTACCAATACGATGGGATTGTATGTACCGACTGGGGTTTGATCACCGATGTACCCATGGGGCCAGACATCGTCTGGAAAGCACGGGCCTGGGGTGTAGAGGACCTGAGCGAAGTTGATCGGGTGCTGAGAGTTATTGAGGCAGGTTGCGACCAGTTTGGCGGAGAAAACAGGGTAGAATTGGTCGTTCAGCTCGTCAAAGAAGGCCGCTTAAGCGAAGACCGTATTGATGTTTCGGTAAAGCGTCTGTTGCGGCAGAAGTTCCAACTGGGCCTGTTTGACAATCCCTTCGTAGATGAGACGAAAGTTGCGGAGGTAGTGGGTTTGCCCCAGCACCAGGCACTTGGCGAAAAAACACAGCAGCAAGCTATGACCTTGTTAAAAAACGATGAGCAGACCCTGCCGATGGCCCAAGGGACACTGAAGGTTTATTTGGAGAACATGGACAGCGCCGTAGTGGCCCATTACGCCCAAGTGGTGGCCACGCCTCAGGAAGCTGATTTTGCCATCATCAGGGTAAACACCCCCTGGTACCCTGCTGAGACCAAGATTCCTTTCGCCCTCGGGTTTCATCACGGTGATCTGGACTTTAAAGGGGAGGAAAAAGCCCGGATCATGGATTTGCTGCGTACTGTGCCTACGATCGTAAACATCTACCTGGATCGGCCAGCAGTCATTCCTGATATCGCGGGTGCTGCCAAGGCGCTGATCGCTGATTACGGCGCCAGCGATAAATCGGTGTGCGAGGTATTGTTTGGCAATACTGCACCAATGGGTAAGCTTCCTTTTGAGTTGCCCTCTTCGATGGAGGCGGTAGCTAATCAAAAAACGGATGTGCCTTATGACAGTGAAAATCCTTTGTTTGCCTATGGTTTTGGCTTGGGGTATTAG
- a CDS encoding chemotaxis protein gives MSVFNKIKWILGILSVFFIILATNLIDRKNFIIVKNSVETIYADRLLAQDILLDLSGLTWEKELAQIKYDRSQFDNKNITINTRFEELINLFSATKLTAKEEVILGQLKKNFENLKAFERTDIQLPNQKFSDQLTLIKDNLEDLSEIQIEEGKRELFESQRAIASVDLFTHLEIYALILIAIVIQIVVMYNPTPEQE, from the coding sequence ATGAGTGTTTTCAACAAAATCAAATGGATTTTAGGTATCCTGTCTGTCTTTTTTATTATTCTAGCAACCAACCTGATTGACCGGAAAAATTTCATTATTGTAAAAAATTCGGTAGAAACAATCTATGCAGATCGTCTGCTGGCGCAAGATATCCTCTTGGATCTCTCTGGCTTAACTTGGGAGAAAGAATTGGCTCAAATAAAATACGATCGCTCGCAATTCGATAATAAGAATATTACCATAAATACCCGTTTTGAAGAATTGATCAACCTGTTCTCTGCAACAAAACTTACAGCAAAAGAAGAGGTCATTTTGGGGCAACTAAAAAAGAATTTTGAAAACTTGAAAGCTTTCGAGCGTACGGATATACAGCTGCCTAATCAAAAATTTTCTGATCAGCTCACTTTAATCAAAGATAACCTTGAGGATCTATCGGAGATTCAAATAGAGGAAGGAAAAAGAGAGTTGTTTGAAAGTCAACGCGCCATCGCATCTGTGGATCTTTTCACCCATTTAGAGATTTATGCCTTGATTCTGATAGCGATTGTTATTCAAATCGTAGTGATGTACAATCCGACACCTGAACAAGAATAG
- a CDS encoding LVIVD repeat-containing protein, with product MRTIGTLIFGLGMLVSLLAQQSANMALLGQWDDGSLPTLGGVVYNDIWGYAVGGREFAIVGSIGKVHFFEVTDPSNIVEVAAIASGGNSRWRDMKTYGTNAYSVADEPTSSEGLLVFDLANITGTGSNRVTLVEQQTNVFTRAHNVFVDEGHGILYVTGVNLGHNLLVYDLNTNPASPSLIASLNFAAGYIHDVYVENNIAYCSHLGNGLHVYDMSPVTNPPQGQGPGTPVEIGVLTDYPFTVFNHSSWVSSNTLVYADEKHGSPLGIADISDLEDIQVLGSFYSNLLNVANPYSTTTPRGPIPHNPFIVGNLCIASYYHDGVSVFDISDPANVVQVGYYDTDLVSTNYNGYNGCWGVYPFLPSGRIIASDVLNGLFVLEYNTALPVEWATFTAQKDADRVRLDWSTTKEENNAGFIVQRAEGKQWINLAQVLPEAKQIYRSYDEHPNAGWNTYRIVQEDYDGSQSYSRLATVFWGEATSEWSVYPNPIRPGTSVRLNNVTDTDGLWQLHNTQGQTVLRMQAELVGGAVSLPLPYLAKGVYWLEEVATGAVQALVVE from the coding sequence ATGAGGACGATAGGTACTTTGATTTTTGGTTTAGGGATGCTGGTAAGCTTGTTGGCCCAACAATCAGCAAATATGGCTTTGCTGGGGCAATGGGATGATGGTTCATTGCCGACCTTAGGGGGTGTCGTTTATAATGACATCTGGGGCTATGCTGTAGGTGGAAGAGAATTTGCGATTGTAGGATCCATAGGAAAAGTACATTTTTTTGAAGTTACTGATCCCAGTAATATCGTAGAAGTTGCTGCTATAGCTAGTGGTGGGAACTCTCGCTGGAGAGATATGAAAACCTACGGTACTAATGCTTATAGTGTTGCTGATGAACCGACCTCCAGCGAAGGGCTCCTTGTTTTTGACCTTGCAAACATTACAGGAACAGGCTCTAACAGGGTAACCCTCGTAGAGCAACAAACAAACGTGTTTACGCGTGCACATAACGTGTTTGTTGATGAAGGACACGGAATTCTTTATGTTACCGGAGTTAATTTAGGACATAATCTACTCGTTTACGACCTCAATACAAATCCAGCTAGCCCTTCTTTAATAGCTAGTCTCAACTTTGCAGCAGGATACATCCATGACGTCTACGTCGAAAACAATATTGCTTATTGCTCCCACCTGGGAAATGGGCTACATGTTTATGATATGTCTCCCGTTACCAACCCTCCTCAGGGACAAGGGCCTGGTACACCCGTTGAAATAGGGGTATTGACTGATTACCCTTTCACGGTATTTAACCACAGCAGCTGGGTCAGTAGCAACACCCTAGTGTATGCCGATGAAAAACATGGAAGCCCGCTGGGGATAGCCGACATTAGTGACTTGGAAGACATCCAGGTGCTAGGGAGTTTTTACTCGAATTTGCTCAATGTTGCTAACCCTTACAGCACGACTACTCCGCGTGGACCCATCCCTCATAATCCATTCATTGTGGGCAACCTCTGTATCGCTTCCTACTACCACGATGGCGTCTCGGTTTTTGACATCAGTGACCCTGCTAACGTGGTTCAGGTGGGCTACTACGATACGGATTTGGTTAGTACCAACTACAATGGTTACAACGGCTGCTGGGGTGTTTATCCGTTTTTACCATCTGGCAGAATCATTGCCTCGGATGTATTGAATGGTCTTTTTGTTTTAGAATACAACACCGCCCTCCCGGTCGAGTGGGCCACCTTTACGGCTCAGAAAGATGCCGACCGGGTACGCCTAGATTGGTCCACTACCAAGGAAGAAAACAACGCCGGGTTTATTGTACAACGCGCCGAGGGCAAGCAATGGATCAATCTTGCGCAGGTACTGCCCGAAGCCAAGCAGATCTACCGCAGCTACGATGAACATCCCAATGCGGGTTGGAATACCTACCGGATAGTACAGGAAGACTACGACGGAAGTCAGTCTTATTCTCGTCTGGCCACCGTTTTCTGGGGCGAAGCAACTTCCGAATGGTCGGTGTACCCCAACCCTATACGACCCGGAACTAGCGTGCGACTGAATAATGTAACGGATACTGATGGCTTGTGGCAACTCCACAACACCCAGGGGCAGACCGTGCTGCGTATGCAGGCGGAGCTTGTTGGTGGAGCGGTAAGCCTTCCATTGCCCTACCTCGCTAAAGGGGTTTATTGGTTGGAGGAAGTGGCTACGGGAGCGGTGCAAGCCCTGGTGGTGGAGTAG
- a CDS encoding alkaline phosphatase → MRSYLLLLAIVMVLPLAAQNSLLQSGPMLGYSEMREVVLWVQTTEATEVQFAYWPENEKAALQLTDQITTTKANAYTAKLIADMVEPGTRYTYELRLNGKAVKLPYPTQFQTQHLWQWRTDPPNFTVAVGSCSYINEPVYDRPENAYGGDYDIFTRIYERKPDAMLWLGDNTYLREADWNSRTGIMKRYTHTRSVKELQPLLASTHHYAIWDDHDYGPNDSDRSYIHKDKTLEAFRLFWGNPSVGLPEAQGGITTAFQWADMDFFLMDNRYFRTPNKMQNGEPIYFGKVQLEWLIDALVASSAPFKFVATGGQILNTEPVFENYIRLAPQERSYLLSRIEEENIKGVIFLTGDRHHTELSSYVNAKGNAVYDLTASPLTSGSGSNRDGEHNQFRDEGTLVVARNFGLLNFSGPSGERQLQIQIFDTKGEPLWERTILQAK, encoded by the coding sequence ATGAGAAGCTATTTACTCTTGCTAGCCATTGTGATGGTATTGCCGCTGGCAGCGCAAAATTCACTCTTGCAATCCGGTCCGATGCTGGGTTATTCGGAAATGCGGGAGGTGGTGCTATGGGTGCAAACGACGGAAGCCACTGAGGTTCAATTTGCCTACTGGCCAGAAAACGAAAAGGCAGCACTCCAACTGACCGACCAAATAACGACCACCAAGGCCAATGCTTATACCGCTAAACTCATTGCCGATATGGTAGAGCCCGGCACCAGGTACACCTACGAGCTACGCCTAAACGGTAAAGCCGTAAAATTGCCCTACCCTACCCAATTTCAAACCCAGCACCTTTGGCAGTGGCGCACCGATCCGCCCAACTTTACGGTAGCGGTAGGAAGCTGTAGCTACATTAACGAACCGGTCTACGACCGGCCAGAAAATGCGTACGGCGGCGATTACGACATCTTCACGCGTATCTACGAGCGCAAGCCCGACGCCATGCTGTGGCTAGGCGACAATACCTACCTGCGAGAGGCCGACTGGAATTCGCGCACGGGGATCATGAAGCGCTATACCCATACCCGTTCGGTAAAAGAACTGCAGCCGCTACTTGCCAGTACCCACCACTACGCCATCTGGGACGACCACGATTATGGGCCCAATGACAGTGACCGCAGCTACATCCACAAAGACAAGACACTAGAGGCGTTTCGGCTGTTTTGGGGCAATCCCAGTGTGGGTTTACCCGAAGCACAGGGCGGCATTACCACCGCATTCCAATGGGCGGACATGGACTTTTTTTTGATGGACAACCGCTATTTCCGCACGCCTAATAAGATGCAAAATGGTGAACCGATTTACTTTGGCAAGGTCCAATTGGAATGGCTCATTGATGCGTTGGTGGCTAGTAGTGCGCCCTTTAAATTTGTGGCTACTGGTGGCCAGATTTTGAATACGGAACCTGTTTTTGAAAACTACATCCGGCTGGCCCCCCAGGAACGGTCGTACCTCTTGTCGAGAATAGAAGAAGAAAATATCAAAGGCGTAATCTTCCTGACGGGCGACCGCCACCATACCGAACTGAGCTCCTATGTAAACGCCAAAGGGAATGCGGTTTACGATTTGACCGCCTCACCGCTCACCTCAGGTTCTGGCAGTAACCGCGATGGCGAACACAACCAATTTCGGGATGAAGGAACTTTGGTCGTTGCCCGCAATTTTGGGTTACTCAACTTTAGTGGCCCTTCCGGGGAACGGCAATTGCAAATTCAGATTTTCGATACCAAAGG
- a CDS encoding DUF6159 family protein, which translates to MSIFDRLGRGWTLGLKSLEVIGAHPKLLLFPVLSGAALLAVLLSFGGAFLGLAAFNFEAMEAILNRMDQVGEVVFWLVAFIFYLVTYFVIVFFNVALVFNVRRIFAGEEPSIRDGISFSASRAPQILAWAALAATVGLIIQAIEERVGSFASSILGFAWSLATYFVIPTLAAEDIGPVEALKRSSRTIRERWGESIGAGFSLGLFVLLGIVISIITGFLLGFAIHPGVGVFAGILTFMLTLVVNGAARNVFLTAAYEHTHGNTPEAFDGDTLDGIFMSKK; encoded by the coding sequence ATGAGCATCTTTGATCGATTAGGACGCGGCTGGACTTTAGGACTCAAAAGTCTGGAAGTAATCGGAGCCCACCCCAAATTATTACTTTTCCCCGTGCTTTCGGGAGCTGCTTTACTAGCGGTGCTGCTCTCTTTTGGGGGCGCATTTTTGGGCCTTGCCGCTTTCAATTTTGAAGCGATGGAAGCCATATTAAACCGAATGGATCAAGTTGGAGAGGTAGTCTTTTGGTTAGTAGCCTTTATCTTCTACCTGGTCACCTATTTTGTTATCGTCTTCTTCAACGTAGCTTTGGTCTTCAACGTGCGGCGCATATTTGCGGGGGAAGAACCCAGTATTCGCGACGGTATTTCTTTCAGTGCCTCGCGTGCGCCACAGATTCTGGCCTGGGCGGCATTGGCGGCAACCGTGGGTTTGATTATACAAGCTATTGAAGAGCGAGTAGGTAGTTTTGCGTCTAGCATCCTGGGATTTGCCTGGTCGTTGGCGACTTATTTTGTCATTCCTACTTTGGCTGCCGAAGATATTGGCCCGGTAGAAGCCCTAAAAAGATCTTCTCGCACTATCCGCGAGCGTTGGGGTGAATCCATCGGTGCCGGCTTTAGCCTTGGGCTCTTCGTTTTACTAGGCATCGTGATTTCGATCATCACTGGCTTTTTGCTAGGGTTTGCGATTCATCCCGGCGTAGGTGTTTTTGCGGGCATCCTGACCTTCATGCTCACCTTGGTCGTGAATGGTGCAGCTCGCAACGTATTCCTGACCGCTGCTTATGAACACACCCACGGCAACACACCAGAAGCATTTGATGGAGATACCCTGGATGGTATTTTTATGTCGAAGAAGTAA